The Alosa sapidissima isolate fAloSap1 chromosome 16, fAloSap1.pri, whole genome shotgun sequence genome has a segment encoding these proteins:
- the LOC121684758 gene encoding interferon-induced protein with tetratricopeptide repeats 5-like yields the protein MDSFQTDLRRRLDSLECHFTWNLSRNVSILHRQQEHLEDRSRHGCAWEGHLYNLLGYVIYHIKDSAEEALAHLRQAEVALKEREPEGRGPRLLVNQANLAWVHYHLEELPECQAYLEEVARLQEDFPAPPGCDLHPEVYGEKGWTQVKFEYDLKKQAVANFEMALRGDPDRKEWHVGLAIAKYKLYEGNDELTEEIIEQIKIAKTKDPDNLHMLAIYWNALAKVGRKTEETVREVHDLAQQLKPDLDGLGDILHFLRLHDSLDSALQVGEEIVRKHPFEREAKKQLALCYKWKIFEMQNSSDLSELMKRGIDIYEEVTRLYPHYLRGKIDLSVMYAKSGNVGKADQIYMDLLNNTEDMEPGAQQLLYNRYGCHLQWFKRSSSESIDYHKKAAEILKQSREREKSVKILRTIVNRGTHRRCSEIRDFLSYIELN from the exons ATGGA CTCATTTCAGACTGATCTGAGGAGACGGCTGGACAGCCTTGAGTGTCACTTCACCTGGAACCTCAGTCGCAACGTTAGCATTCTACACCGGCAGCAGGAGCATTTGGAGGACCGCAGTCGACATGGCTGTGCTTGGGAGGGTCACCTGTACAACCTGCTGGGTTACGTCATCTACCACATCAAAGACTCCGCAGAGGAGGCACTGGCACACCTGCGACAGGCTGAGGTGGCTCTCAAAGAGCGAGAACCGGAGGGGAGAGGACCCCGTCTGCTGGTCAACCAGGCTAACCTGGCCTGGGTGCACTACCATTTGGAGGAGCTGCCGGAGTGCCAGGCTTATCTGGAGGAAGTGGCCCGGCTCCAGGAGGATTTCCCTGCACCTCCCGGGTGTGACCTGCATCCAGAGGTATATGGGGAGAAAGGCTGGACTCAGGTGAAGTTTGAGTATGATTTGAAGAAGCAAGCTGTAGCTAACTTTGAGATGGCTTTGAGAGGAGACCCAGATAGGAAAGAGTGGCACGTAGGCCTCGCAATTGCCAAGTATAAACTTTATGAAGGTAATGACGAGTTGACAGAAGAAATCATTGAGCAAATTAAAATTGCAAAGACAAAAGATCCAGATAACCTACATATGTTAGCTATCTACTGGAATGCTTTGGCAAAAGTtggcagaaagacagaggagacTGTGAGAGAGGTTCATGACCTAGCTCAGCAGCTGAAACCAGATCTTGACGGCCTTGGAGACATTCTTCACTTCTTACGTTTGCACGATTCTCTGGATTCAGCCTTACAAGTTGGTGAGGAGATAGTGAGGAAACATCCCTTTGAAAGAGAAGCCAAAAAACAGCTGGCTCTTTGTTATAAATGGAAGATTTTTGAAATGCAAAACAGTTCCGATCTAAGTGAGTTGATGAAAAGAGGCATCGATATATATGAAGAGGTCACCAGGCTTTACCCACATTATCTTAGAGGGAAAATCGATCTGTCAGTAATGTATGCCAAATCAGGGAATGTGGGGAAAGCAGATCAAATCTACATGGATCTTCTCAATAACACAGAAGATATGGAGCCTGGAGCTCAACAGTTGTTATACAATAGGTATGGATGCCATCTTCAATGGTTTAAAAGATCCTCCTCTGAATCCATTGATTACCACAAAAAGGCTGCAGAAATCCTTAAACAATCtcgggaaagagagaagagtgtTAAAATTCTCAGGACAATTGTTAATCGTGGCACCCATCGAAGATGTAGTGAAATCCGAGACTTTCTGTCATACATTGAACTGAACTGA
- the LOC121685577 gene encoding interferon-induced protein with tetratricopeptide repeats 5-like: MDSFQIDLRRRLDSLECHFTWNLSHNVSILHRQQEHLEDRSRHGCAWEGHLYNLLGYVIYHIKDSAEEALAHLRQAEVALKEREPEGRGPRLLVNQANLAWVHYHLEELPECQAYLEEVARLQEDFPAPPGCELHPEVYGEKGWTQVKFEYDLKKQAVANFEMALRGDPDRKEWHVGLAIAKYKLYEGNDELTEEIIEQIKIAKTKDPDNLRMLAIYWNALAKVGRKTEETVREVHDLAQQLKPDLDGLGDILHFLRFHDSLNSALQVAEEIGILDLL; encoded by the exons ATGGA ctcattTCAGATTGATCTGAGGAGACGGCTGGACAGCCTTGAGTGTCACTTCACCTGGAACCTCAGTCACAACGTTAGCATTCTACACCGGCAGCAGGAGCATTTGGAGGACCGCAGTCGACATGGCTGTGCTTGGGAGGGTCACCTGTACAACCTGCTGGGTTACGTCATCTACCACATCAAAGACTCTGCAGAAGAGGCACTGGCACACCTGCGACAGGCTGAGGTGGCTCTCAAAGAGCGAGAACCGGAGGGCAGAGGACCCCGTCTGCTGGTCAACCAGGCTAACCTGGCCTGGGTGCACTACCATTTGGAGGAGCTGCCGGAGTGCCAGGCTTATCTGGAGGAAGTGGCCCGGCTCCAGGAGGATTTCCCTGCACCTCCCGGGTGTGAACTTCATCCAGAGGTATATGGGGAGAAAGGCTGGACTCAGGTGAAGTTTGAGTATGATTTGAAGAAGCAAGCTGTAGCTAACTTTGAGATGGCTCTGAGAGGAGACCCAGATAGGAAAGAGTGGCACGTAGGCCTCGCAATTGCCAAGTATAAACTTTATGAAGGTAATGACGAGTTGACAGAAGAAATCATTGAGCAAATTAAAATTGCAAAGACAAAAGATCCAGATAACCTACGTATGTTAGCTATCTACTGGAATGCTTTGGCAAAAGTtggcagaaagacagaggagacTGTGAGAGAGGTTCATGACCTAGCTCAGCAGCTGAAACCAGATCTTGACGGCCTTGGAGACATTCTTCACTTCTTACGTTTCCATGATTCTCTGAATTCAGCCTTACAAGTTGCAGAGGAGATA GGCATCCTGGACCTGCTGTAA
- the LOC121684759 gene encoding interferon-induced protein with tetratricopeptide repeats 3-like isoform X2 — MDSFKTPLRRKLDSLECHFTWNLSGSKGQRVEGLREYLKEVLKGGGCPWEGHLYNLLGYIVYHITDSAEEALAHLRQAEVALKEREPEGRGPRLLVNQANLAWVHYHLGELPKCHACLEEVTRLQKDFPAPPGCELHPEVYGEKGWSQIKFEQDLKKQAVANFEMALRGDPDRKEWHAGLAFAKYKVYFDSGNDELKEEIIEQLKRAKTMDPDNLRMSTLYLVASAAVGRKTEETTNEAEHLLQQIKPGCDGLGDLFHFFRNITALWLVPAERPRGLMSSPPHLYS; from the exons ATGGA ctCATTCAAGACTCCTCtgaggagaaagctagacagccTTGAGTGCCACTTCACCTGGAACCTCAGTGGCAGCAAGGGGCAACGTGTTGAAGGTCTGAGGGAGTATTTGAAGGAAGTTCTTAAAGGTGGTGGCTGTCCTTGGGAGGGTCACCTGTACAACCTGCTGGGTTACATCGTCTACCACATCACAGACTCCGCAGAGGAGGCACTGGCACACCTGCGACAGGCTGAGGTGGCTCTCAAAGAGCGAGAACCGGAGGGCAGAGGACCTCGTCTGCTGGTCAACCAGGCTAACCTGGCCTGGGTGCACTACCATTTGGGCGAGCTGCCGAAGTGCCACGCTTGTCTGGAGGAAGTGACCCGGCTCCAGAAGGATTTCCCTGCACCTCCCGGGTGTGAACTGCATCCAGAGGTTTATGGGGAGAAAGGCTGGTCTCAGATTAAATTTGAACAGGATTTGAAGAAGCAAGCTGTAGCTAACTTTGAAATGGCTCTGAGAGGAGACCCAGATAGAAAAGAGTGGCACGCAGGCCTCGCATTCGCCAAGTATAAAGTTTATTTTGATTCAGGGAATGATGAGTTGAAAGAAGAAATCATAGAGCAATTGAAACGTGCGAAGACAATGGATCCAGATAATCTTCGCATGTCAACTCTCTACTTGGTTGCTTCGGCAGCGGTTGGCCGGAAGACAGAGGAGACTACGAATGAGGCAGAACATCTACTCCAACAGATAAAACCAGGTTGTGATGGCTTGGGAGACCTTTTCCATTTCTTCCGCAA TATCACAGCTCTCTGGTTGGTGCCAGCAGAAAGGCCCAGAGGCCTAATgtcttccccaccccacctctacTCATAG
- the LOC121684759 gene encoding interferon-induced protein with tetratricopeptide repeats 3-like isoform X3 gives MDSFKTPLRRKLDSLECHFTWNLSGSKGQRVEGLREYLKEVLKGGGCPWEGHLYNLLGYIVYHITDSAEEALAHLRQAEVALKEREPEGRGPRLLVNQANLAWVHYHLGELPKCHACLEEVTRLQKDFPAPPGCELHPEVYGEKGWSQIKFEQDLKKQAVANFEMALRGDPDRKEWHAGLAFAKYKVYFDSGNDELKEEIIEQLKRAKTMDPDNLRMSTLYLVASAAVGRKTEETTNEAEHLLQQIKPVSQLSGWCQQKGPEA, from the exons ATGGA ctCATTCAAGACTCCTCtgaggagaaagctagacagccTTGAGTGCCACTTCACCTGGAACCTCAGTGGCAGCAAGGGGCAACGTGTTGAAGGTCTGAGGGAGTATTTGAAGGAAGTTCTTAAAGGTGGTGGCTGTCCTTGGGAGGGTCACCTGTACAACCTGCTGGGTTACATCGTCTACCACATCACAGACTCCGCAGAGGAGGCACTGGCACACCTGCGACAGGCTGAGGTGGCTCTCAAAGAGCGAGAACCGGAGGGCAGAGGACCTCGTCTGCTGGTCAACCAGGCTAACCTGGCCTGGGTGCACTACCATTTGGGCGAGCTGCCGAAGTGCCACGCTTGTCTGGAGGAAGTGACCCGGCTCCAGAAGGATTTCCCTGCACCTCCCGGGTGTGAACTGCATCCAGAGGTTTATGGGGAGAAAGGCTGGTCTCAGATTAAATTTGAACAGGATTTGAAGAAGCAAGCTGTAGCTAACTTTGAAATGGCTCTGAGAGGAGACCCAGATAGAAAAGAGTGGCACGCAGGCCTCGCATTCGCCAAGTATAAAGTTTATTTTGATTCAGGGAATGATGAGTTGAAAGAAGAAATCATAGAGCAATTGAAACGTGCGAAGACAATGGATCCAGATAATCTTCGCATGTCAACTCTCTACTTGGTTGCTTCGGCAGCGGTTGGCCGGAAGACAGAGGAGACTACGAATGAGGCAGAACATCTACTCCAACAGATAAAACCAG TATCACAGCTCTCTGGTTGGTGCCAGCAGAAAGGCCCAGAGGCCTAA
- the LOC121684759 gene encoding interferon-induced protein with tetratricopeptide repeats 1-like isoform X1 — MDSFKTPLRRKLDSLECHFTWNLSGSKGQRVEGLREYLKEVLKGGGCPWEGHLYNLLGYIVYHITDSAEEALAHLRQAEVALKEREPEGRGPRLLVNQANLAWVHYHLGELPKCHACLEEVTRLQKDFPAPPGCELHPEVYGEKGWSQIKFEQDLKKQAVANFEMALRGDPDRKEWHAGLAFAKYKVYFDSGNDELKEEIIEQLKRAKTMDPDNLRMSTLYLVASAAVGRKTEETTNEAEHLLQQIKPGCDGLGDLFHFFRKYESPDKALQLAEEVVRKHPSEREAKKQLALCYRSKIFDSQGNIDQELMTKAINIYEEVISLYPYRENFLMHIAGLYTQSWNIEKVDQIYKDLLSKREALEPKSLQLLYSKYAKHLYFVKKLPAESSDYHEKVVEIQVDSRERQDSIRILRSISSRHRSRW; from the exons ATGGA ctCATTCAAGACTCCTCtgaggagaaagctagacagccTTGAGTGCCACTTCACCTGGAACCTCAGTGGCAGCAAGGGGCAACGTGTTGAAGGTCTGAGGGAGTATTTGAAGGAAGTTCTTAAAGGTGGTGGCTGTCCTTGGGAGGGTCACCTGTACAACCTGCTGGGTTACATCGTCTACCACATCACAGACTCCGCAGAGGAGGCACTGGCACACCTGCGACAGGCTGAGGTGGCTCTCAAAGAGCGAGAACCGGAGGGCAGAGGACCTCGTCTGCTGGTCAACCAGGCTAACCTGGCCTGGGTGCACTACCATTTGGGCGAGCTGCCGAAGTGCCACGCTTGTCTGGAGGAAGTGACCCGGCTCCAGAAGGATTTCCCTGCACCTCCCGGGTGTGAACTGCATCCAGAGGTTTATGGGGAGAAAGGCTGGTCTCAGATTAAATTTGAACAGGATTTGAAGAAGCAAGCTGTAGCTAACTTTGAAATGGCTCTGAGAGGAGACCCAGATAGAAAAGAGTGGCACGCAGGCCTCGCATTCGCCAAGTATAAAGTTTATTTTGATTCAGGGAATGATGAGTTGAAAGAAGAAATCATAGAGCAATTGAAACGTGCGAAGACAATGGATCCAGATAATCTTCGCATGTCAACTCTCTACTTGGTTGCTTCGGCAGCGGTTGGCCGGAAGACAGAGGAGACTACGAATGAGGCAGAACATCTACTCCAACAGATAAAACCAGGTTGTGATGGCTTGGGAGACCTTTTCCATTTCTTCCGCAAGTATGAATCACCGGATAAAGCTTTACAATTAGCAGAAGAGGTAGTGAGAAAACACCCATCTGAAAGAGAAGCCAAAAAGCAGCTGGCACTTTGTTATAGAAGCAAAATTTTTGATTCACAGGGAAATATAGATCAGGAGTTGATGACGAAAGCCATCAACATTTATGAAGAGGTCATCAGCCTTTACCCATACAGGGAGAACTTTCTTATGCATATTGCAGGATTATACACCCAATCTTGGAACATCGAGAAAGTAGATCAAATATATAAGGATCTTCTCAGTAAGAGGGAAGCCCTTGAACCTaagtctctacagctgttataCTCTAAATATGCGAAGCACctttattttgtaaaaaaattgCCTGCGGAATCCAGTGATTACCACGAAAAGGTTGTAGAAATCCAAGTAGATTCTAGGGAGAGGCAGGACAGCATTAGAATTCTCAGGTCAATTTCTAGTCGTCACAGATCAAGATGGTGA